In one window of Trueperaceae bacterium DNA:
- a CDS encoding Xaa-Pro peptidase family protein, whose translation MNPNDVTLVREKHAQLDAWLPALEADAWLVLTREDSDPAVHLLTGDGVVGEAAFLMTREGRKVAVVADYDVDPFERTGVFEVVSYGTGGFMEPLRTLLEDVAPTTVAVNASTADPLADGLSVGMLHKLGTILPVEPFDARLRPAPTALADLRALKTPEELRRLREAVRITETVLDEVGEFLRAGRTEREVAAFVKERHRHYGVTHSFGDGANVMVGHVGMGHRPASDAELTPGDTVVVDMGVYVEGYTSDIQRAWYVRRDGETAAPPEIEHRFRTGHDAMMKAIDAMKPGVAGWELDRIAREHLEANGIPAYTHALGHQIGRAVHDGGTTLAPLNARYGERGKPAIRAGEVYTVEPVVHGRTGVDGPPVGHEQDVLVTEDGHEVLSHPPTRFPLV comes from the coding sequence GTGAACCCGAACGACGTCACCCTCGTCCGCGAGAAGCACGCCCAACTCGACGCCTGGCTGCCGGCCCTCGAAGCGGACGCCTGGCTCGTCCTCACCCGCGAGGACAGCGACCCCGCCGTCCACCTGCTGACCGGCGACGGCGTCGTCGGCGAAGCCGCCTTCCTGATGACCCGCGAGGGACGCAAGGTCGCCGTCGTCGCCGATTACGACGTCGACCCGTTCGAACGCACCGGCGTCTTCGAGGTCGTCTCCTACGGCACCGGCGGCTTCATGGAGCCGCTCCGCACCCTCCTCGAGGACGTCGCCCCGACGACGGTGGCCGTGAACGCCTCGACCGCCGACCCGCTCGCCGACGGGCTCAGCGTCGGGATGCTGCACAAGCTCGGCACGATCCTCCCGGTCGAGCCGTTCGACGCCCGCCTCCGCCCCGCCCCGACCGCGCTCGCCGACCTCCGCGCCCTCAAGACCCCCGAGGAGCTCCGCCGCCTCCGCGAGGCGGTGCGCATCACCGAAACCGTCCTCGACGAGGTCGGGGAGTTCCTCCGCGCGGGACGCACCGAGCGCGAGGTCGCGGCGTTCGTCAAGGAACGCCACCGGCACTACGGCGTCACCCACTCGTTCGGCGACGGCGCCAACGTCATGGTGGGCCACGTCGGCATGGGGCACCGGCCCGCCAGCGACGCCGAACTCACGCCCGGCGACACCGTCGTCGTCGACATGGGCGTCTACGTCGAGGGCTACACCAGCGACATCCAGCGCGCCTGGTACGTCCGCCGCGACGGCGAAACCGCCGCGCCGCCGGAGATCGAGCACCGCTTCCGCACCGGGCACGACGCGATGATGAAGGCGATCGACGCCATGAAGCCCGGCGTCGCCGGCTGGGAGCTCGACCGCATCGCCCGCGAGCACCTCGAAGCGAACGGCATCCCCGCCTACACCCACGCGCTCGGGCATCAGATCGGGCGCGCCGTGCACGACGGCGGCACCACCCTCGCCCCCCTCAACGCCCGCTACGGCGAGCGCGGCAAGCCCGCGATCCGCGCCGGCGAGGTGTACACCGTCGAACCGGTCGTCCACGGTCGCACCGGCGTCGACGGCCCCCCCGTCGGCCACGAACAGGACGTCCTCGTCACCGAGGACGGCCACGAGGTCCTCAGCCACCCCCCGACGCGCTTCCCGCTCGTCTGA
- a CDS encoding DMT family transporter: protein MTRAVALLGVVGISFSAIFVGLADVGATTATFYRTALAAPVLLALAAARGLLPRAGGPAWSAAGVRFALATGAIFALNVTVWHVNIAVAGAGLSTLMGNLQVVLVGVIAWWLHGERPTALTLALLPVLLVAVAMIAGVVGEPTTIARPGWAAGLGLATAAANATYLLSFREASRRLPSPLAALVLVTFAAAATTWALSPADPAFAVRVPADAFVWLAALALVSQVGGWLAITPALRRLPTLEVGMLLLLQPMLTILWGALIFGERHTWVQWTGVAILVAGLALVQVRGAIRPARPPAAPAGGVAGAPQAPAGDQE from the coding sequence GTGACGCGCGCCGTCGCGCTGCTGGGCGTCGTCGGCATCTCCTTCTCCGCCATCTTCGTCGGGCTGGCCGACGTCGGGGCGACCACCGCGACGTTCTACCGGACCGCGCTCGCCGCGCCGGTCCTGCTGGCGCTCGCCGCCGCGCGCGGGCTGCTGCCCCGCGCGGGCGGGCCGGCCTGGTCGGCGGCGGGCGTGCGGTTCGCGCTCGCGACCGGCGCGATCTTCGCGCTGAACGTCACCGTCTGGCACGTCAACATCGCGGTCGCCGGGGCCGGCCTGTCGACCCTGATGGGGAACCTGCAGGTGGTCCTGGTGGGGGTGATCGCCTGGTGGCTGCACGGCGAACGCCCGACCGCCCTCACCCTGGCCCTCCTCCCGGTCCTGTTGGTCGCGGTGGCGATGATCGCCGGCGTCGTCGGGGAACCCACCACGATCGCGCGTCCCGGCTGGGCGGCGGGGCTCGGCCTCGCGACCGCCGCGGCGAACGCGACGTACCTGCTGAGCTTCCGGGAGGCCAGCCGCCGCCTCCCCTCCCCCCTCGCCGCGCTGGTGCTGGTGACGTTCGCGGCGGCCGCCACGACGTGGGCGCTGTCCCCCGCCGACCCCGCCTTCGCGGTGCGCGTGCCCGCCGACGCGTTCGTCTGGCTCGCGGCGCTGGCGCTCGTGAGTCAGGTGGGGGGGTGGCTGGCGATCACGCCGGCGTTGCGGCGCCTCCCGACGCTGGAGGTCGGCATGCTGTTGCTGCTCCAGCCGATGCTCACGATCCTCTGGGGCGCGTTGATCTTCGGGGAGCGCCACACGTGGGTGCAGTGGACCGGCGTCGCGATCCTCGTCGCCGGGCTCGCCCTCGTGCAGGTGCGGGGCGCGATCCGTCCCGCGCGACCCCCCGCCGCACCGGCGGGCGGCGTCGCCGGCGCGCCGCAGGCGCCGGCGGGGGATCAGGAGTGA
- a CDS encoding ABC transporter substrate-binding protein: MTKLFSAPLALILAGLLALGSAQAQSTLTIGTVAEASDLDPRITYDVYSYQRMYAIMEPLLIFDTDLSYQPRLATSWSFAEDGSSITFELREGVEFHHGEPFTAEDVKYTFDWMLNPDNPAANPALYEDITNVEILDDSTVRFDLTGDNAFILNSIARLHIVPADLGENEDFGSAPVGTGPFVFESWARDDRMVLEANEDYWGGAPKVDRVEFRPIIEDTTRLIALESGEIDLYYGQPVRSELENVEASDAIDVQRVDGLGHQYVAFNTEHPELGDARVRQAISHLIPREGIVDRILEGVGSVGTGPIAPSSVYFEPDAETYPYDPERAAELLAEAGVDQLSVRLHTNENPVRPLMAEILQFEAAQIGVEIEIIIEEFGAFIDRLLDSTDYDLFLIGWSGNVDPNYAMYELFHSEGGSNFTAYGNPALDALLDEGRRLPPGSDESIATYQEAQRVLMDDAPFAFINHSEEVALSRAAVEGWEAHPYSSATFANLHLVEITD, translated from the coding sequence GTGACCAAGCTCTTCTCCGCCCCGCTCGCCCTGATCCTCGCCGGCCTGCTCGCCCTGGGGTCCGCCCAGGCGCAGTCCACGCTGACGATCGGTACCGTCGCCGAGGCGTCCGACCTCGACCCGCGCATCACGTACGACGTCTACAGCTACCAGCGGATGTACGCCATCATGGAGCCGCTGTTGATCTTCGACACCGACCTCAGCTACCAGCCGCGCCTGGCGACCTCCTGGAGCTTCGCCGAGGACGGCAGCAGCATCACCTTCGAGCTGCGCGAGGGCGTCGAGTTCCACCACGGCGAGCCGTTCACCGCCGAGGACGTGAAGTACACGTTCGACTGGATGCTGAACCCCGACAACCCCGCCGCCAACCCGGCGCTGTACGAGGACATCACGAACGTCGAGATCCTCGACGACTCCACGGTCCGCTTCGACCTGACCGGCGACAACGCCTTCATCCTCAACTCGATCGCGCGGCTCCACATCGTGCCCGCCGACCTCGGCGAGAACGAGGACTTCGGCAGCGCCCCGGTCGGGACCGGCCCCTTCGTCTTCGAATCGTGGGCGCGCGACGACCGCATGGTCCTCGAGGCCAACGAGGACTACTGGGGCGGCGCGCCGAAGGTCGACCGGGTCGAGTTCCGCCCCATCATCGAGGACACCACCCGCCTCATCGCGCTCGAGTCGGGCGAGATCGACCTGTACTACGGCCAGCCGGTCCGCAGCGAGCTCGAGAACGTCGAGGCGAGCGACGCGATCGACGTCCAGCGCGTCGACGGGCTCGGCCACCAGTACGTCGCGTTCAACACCGAGCACCCGGAGCTCGGCGACGCCCGCGTCCGCCAGGCGATCAGCCACCTCATCCCGCGCGAGGGCATCGTCGACCGCATCCTCGAGGGCGTCGGCAGCGTCGGGACCGGCCCGATCGCGCCGAGCAGCGTCTACTTCGAGCCCGACGCGGAGACGTACCCGTACGATCCCGAGCGCGCCGCGGAGCTCCTCGCCGAGGCCGGCGTGGACCAGCTGTCGGTCCGCCTGCACACGAACGAGAACCCGGTCCGGCCGTTGATGGCGGAGATCCTGCAGTTCGAGGCGGCGCAGATCGGCGTCGAGATCGAGATCATCATCGAGGAGTTCGGCGCGTTCATCGACCGCCTGCTCGACAGCACCGACTACGACCTGTTCCTGATCGGCTGGAGCGGCAACGTCGACCCGAACTACGCGATGTACGAGCTGTTCCACAGCGAGGGCGGATCGAACTTCACCGCCTACGGCAACCCCGCGCTCGACGCGTTGCTCGACGAGGGCCGGCGGCTGCCGCCCGGGAGCGACGAGAGCATCGCGACGTACCAGGAGGCCCAGCGGGTGTTGATGGACGACGCGCCGTTCGCCTTCATCAACCACAGCGAGGAGGTCGCCCTGAGCCGCGCCGCGGTCGAGGGCTGGGAGGCGCACCCGTACTCGAGCGCCACCTTCGCGAACCTGCACCTCGTCGAGATCACCGACTGA
- a CDS encoding cupin domain-containing protein yields the protein MRRGTDDAMDEANLGRRLRAVRHARGQTLAEVSTLSGLSRSFLSMLETGKTNVSAEKLQRLVRVYDLTLDDVLPSETSKGLAQIVRAGDGARLTGFRGGIEGRLLVRDMQRRIQPVRLVLPPGAEHRNDEGHAGEEFLMVLEGTVVFELDDVPAERLEVGDSAFYPSALAHAYRNDGDAPAVLLTISVPNTWLHS from the coding sequence ATGCGAAGGGGAACGGACGACGCGATGGACGAAGCGAACCTGGGACGGCGACTGCGCGCGGTGCGCCACGCGCGGGGGCAGACCCTCGCCGAGGTCTCGACGTTGTCGGGCCTGTCCCGCTCGTTTTTGTCGATGCTCGAGACCGGCAAGACGAACGTCTCGGCGGAGAAACTGCAGCGCCTCGTGCGGGTGTACGACCTCACCCTCGACGACGTCCTGCCGAGCGAGACCTCGAAGGGCCTGGCGCAGATCGTGCGGGCGGGCGACGGCGCCCGCCTCACCGGGTTCCGTGGCGGCATCGAGGGGCGGCTGTTGGTGCGCGACATGCAGCGCCGCATCCAACCGGTCCGCCTGGTCCTGCCCCCCGGGGCGGAGCACCGCAACGACGAGGGGCACGCCGGCGAGGAGTTCCTCATGGTGTTGGAGGGGACGGTCGTGTTCGAGCTCGACGACGTCCCCGCGGAACGCCTCGAGGTCGGCGACAGCGCCTTCTACCCCTCCGCGCTGGCGCACGCCTACCGCAACGACGGCGACGCGCCGGCGGTGCTGCTCACGATCAGCGTCCCCAACACCTGGCTTCACTCCTGA
- a CDS encoding aldo/keto reductase, which yields MTSPSEGAVPRLRIAPDLEIARVLTGLWQVADMERGGATLDPETAAAAMDRYVAAGLTTFDMADHYGSAEVIAGHHRATRRGATQMLTKWVPKPGPTTREDVVAAVDRAAERLGTERIDLLQFHTWTYDDPAWLDQLHQLNDLRQAGRIGALGLTNVDTAHWRLALDDGLPLVTNQVSFSLLDRRAAHGLTDLALERDVHVLAYGTLAGGLLTDRWLGREEPTWDDEATPWSLNKYRRFVEAIGGWDAYQAVLHAARAVADRHDASIANVATRFVLDTPGVAGVIVGARLGASEHVADTLRGLELTLSDADRSILEDAIAGLAPVPGDCGDEYRREPFLTASGDLRHHLDALPAPYPVATDARGVRRVRTGTEWEGRAGYARARRDGRAIRISGTTAHHGTRLVAPSSAASQTHFVLDKVAGVLRSLGAGLEDVVRTRIHVADPADVAAVADAHGARLGVAEPANTLVASGLIGEDVRVEIEVDALAPDGA from the coding sequence ATGACGTCCCCCAGCGAAGGTGCCGTGCCGCGCCTCCGGATCGCGCCCGATCTGGAGATCGCGCGGGTCCTGACCGGCCTCTGGCAGGTCGCCGACATGGAGCGCGGCGGCGCGACCCTCGATCCCGAGACCGCGGCGGCGGCGATGGACCGCTACGTCGCGGCCGGCCTCACGACGTTCGACATGGCGGACCACTACGGCTCCGCGGAGGTCATCGCGGGCCACCACCGCGCGACGCGCAGGGGGGCGACGCAGATGCTCACGAAGTGGGTGCCGAAGCCCGGCCCCACGACCCGCGAGGACGTCGTCGCGGCGGTCGACCGGGCGGCGGAGCGGCTGGGGACCGAGCGGATCGACCTGCTGCAGTTCCACACGTGGACGTACGACGACCCCGCGTGGCTCGACCAACTCCACCAGCTGAACGACCTGCGCCAGGCGGGCCGCATCGGGGCGTTGGGCCTCACGAACGTCGACACCGCGCACTGGCGGCTGGCGCTGGACGACGGCCTGCCGCTGGTGACGAACCAGGTGAGCTTCTCGCTCCTCGACCGGCGCGCGGCGCACGGGCTGACCGACCTGGCCCTCGAGCGCGACGTCCACGTCCTGGCCTACGGCACCCTGGCGGGCGGCCTGTTGACCGACCGGTGGTTGGGGCGCGAGGAACCGACGTGGGACGACGAGGCCACCCCCTGGTCGTTGAACAAGTACCGCCGCTTCGTGGAGGCCATCGGCGGGTGGGACGCCTACCAGGCGGTCCTGCACGCCGCGCGCGCCGTCGCCGACCGGCACGACGCCTCCATCGCGAACGTCGCGACCCGCTTCGTGCTGGACACGCCGGGCGTGGCGGGCGTGATCGTGGGGGCGCGCCTGGGGGCGTCGGAGCACGTCGCCGACACCCTCCGCGGCCTCGAACTGACGTTGTCCGACGCCGACCGCTCGATCCTGGAGGACGCCATCGCCGGCCTCGCTCCGGTCCCGGGGGACTGCGGCGACGAGTACCGCCGGGAGCCGTTCCTGACCGCGTCGGGCGACCTCCGGCACCATCTGGACGCCCTCCCCGCGCCCTACCCGGTGGCGACCGACGCGCGCGGGGTCCGGCGGGTCCGGACCGGCACCGAATGGGAAGGGCGCGCGGGGTACGCCCGGGCGCGGCGCGACGGGCGCGCCATCCGCATCTCCGGCACGACGGCGCACCACGGGACGCGCCTCGTCGCGCCGTCGAGCGCGGCGTCGCAGACGCACTTCGTGCTGGACAAGGTGGCGGGGGTGCTGCGCAGCCTCGGGGCGGGCCTGGAGGACGTCGTGCGGACCCGCATCCACGTCGCCGACCCCGCCGACGTCGCGGCGGTCGCCGACGCGCACGGGGCGCGGCTCGGGGTCGCGGAGCCGGCCAACACGTTGGTGGCGTCGGGCCTGATCGGCGAGGACGTCCGCGTCGAGATCGAGGTGGACGCCCTCGCGCCGGACGGCGCTTGA
- a CDS encoding ABC transporter permease — MTDAATAGTTRSHPRRRLLRRLARNPNVMVGGVLIALFVVVAAFAPWLTPMDPYAQDLWTRYEPPRGLWVDGALNTEFVLGGDALGRDILSRLIIGTRVSLMVGFLATSLSLVFGVVLGAVAGYLGGLVDDVIMRFMDVLLALPGILLAIAIVAALGPNIVNAMLAIAVVRIPTMARVVRSEVLALREQEFVESARALGGGHVHILVRHVVTNAWAPALVLATLGMGTAIVAEAALSFLGLGTQPPDVSWGRMLSVGREVIRTSPHVTLFPGVAITLTVLAFSLLGDGLRDVFDRRLKDGA, encoded by the coding sequence ATGACTGACGCCGCCACCGCGGGCACCACCCGGTCGCACCCGCGCCGACGTCTCTTGCGCCGCCTGGCGCGCAACCCGAACGTGATGGTGGGGGGCGTGCTGATCGCGCTCTTCGTCGTCGTCGCGGCGTTCGCGCCGTGGTTGACGCCGATGGATCCCTACGCCCAGGACCTGTGGACCCGCTACGAGCCGCCGCGCGGCCTTTGGGTCGACGGGGCCCTCAACACCGAGTTCGTGCTCGGCGGGGACGCGCTCGGCCGCGACATCCTCTCGCGGTTGATCATCGGGACGCGCGTGTCGTTGATGGTCGGCTTCCTCGCCACCAGCCTCAGCCTGGTGTTCGGCGTGGTGCTCGGCGCGGTCGCGGGGTACCTCGGGGGGCTCGTGGACGACGTGATCATGCGCTTCATGGACGTTCTGCTGGCGCTCCCCGGGATCCTGCTGGCGATCGCGATCGTCGCGGCGTTGGGCCCGAACATCGTCAACGCCATGCTGGCGATCGCCGTCGTGCGCATCCCCACGATGGCGCGCGTCGTGCGCAGCGAGGTGTTGGCGCTCCGCGAACAGGAGTTCGTGGAGTCCGCCCGCGCCCTGGGCGGCGGGCACGTCCACATCCTCGTGCGCCACGTCGTCACGAACGCGTGGGCGCCCGCCCTCGTCCTCGCGACGCTCGGCATGGGCACCGCCATCGTCGCCGAAGCCGCCCTGTCGTTCCTGGGCCTCGGGACGCAACCGCCGGACGTGAGTTGGGGGCGGATGCTCAGCGTCGGCCGCGAGGTGATCCGCACGTCGCCGCACGTGACGCTGTTCCCCGGCGTCGCGATCACCCTGACGGTGTTGGCCTTCAGCCTCCTGGGCGACGGCCTGCGCGACGTGTTCGACCGGCGCCTCAAGGACGGCGCGTGA
- a CDS encoding prepilin-type N-terminal cleavage/methylation domain-containing protein produces the protein MRLRNAAGFTLVELLIASVITVIALLALGGLFADAGRTFSTSVERSASFQDVEGAIAVLRRDLALAGYPGDDATPSDRPFAAWTGGTTLRIERMATSDRITAFYLDDRYTASGNVERHETTFALDPDGGTLDRTLRTPSETFDGALIGGVSGVRVVSLVRKDRSTVAPSDLLAGGTVPDDVVGLEVRIDPVEANPVTFLIATFNPQSVEVTRP, from the coding sequence GTGAGGCTTCGCAACGCCGCGGGCTTCACGCTCGTGGAGCTCCTCATCGCGTCGGTCATCACCGTGATCGCCCTCCTCGCGCTCGGGGGACTCTTCGCCGATGCGGGACGGACGTTCTCGACGAGCGTGGAGCGAAGCGCCTCCTTTCAGGACGTAGAGGGGGCCATCGCCGTCCTTCGACGCGACCTGGCGCTCGCGGGGTATCCGGGGGACGACGCGACCCCGTCCGATCGGCCCTTCGCGGCGTGGACCGGCGGCACGACCCTCCGGATCGAGCGGATGGCGACCTCCGATCGCATCACCGCGTTCTACCTGGACGATCGCTACACCGCATCCGGCAACGTGGAGCGCCACGAAACGACGTTCGCCCTCGATCCCGACGGGGGGACGCTCGATCGGACCCTCCGAACCCCCAGTGAGACCTTCGACGGTGCTCTGATCGGTGGCGTGAGCGGCGTTCGCGTCGTATCGCTCGTGCGCAAGGACCGCTCGACCGTCGCGCCGAGCGACCTCCTCGCAGGCGGGACGGTCCCCGACGACGTCGTCGGCCTCGAGGTCCGAATCGACCCCGTGGAGGCGAACCCCGTGACCTTTCTGATCGCGACGTTCAACCCGCAATCCGTGGAGGTGACCCGACCGTGA
- a CDS encoding M24 family metallopeptidase, whose product MNRATDTFRAVLPLREAARVENDWLRRRLATVLPEVMRREGVDTWIVVAREYAEDPVVLSLLPAPMLSARRRTVLVFHAPEDGPFEALAIANAGIGLDAVYEPVWRKTQTERAEETQAEALRRVLEARDPQRIGIDVSETFAFGDGLTVTQRDWLEAALGPDLFARTVSAERVAVGWLERRLPEEIASADASNRLAHDLIAEAFSTRVVQPGVTRAPDVAWWLRERTRELGLSCWFQPSVSIQRRGETLSPMGATPDAVILPGDLLHCDFGLHELGLATDTQRNAYVPHLHEDGPSDGMREAMRLANRQQDLLAAEMVAGRTGNEVLAAARAAMDEEGLDGRIYSHPIGVHGHGAGPMIGRYDEQAFLPGTGEATLHDDTLFSFEMLIRHPLPEWDDQTIYLATEQIVAFTGGAVRYLGGGRQTELYVVR is encoded by the coding sequence GTGAACCGCGCGACCGACACCTTCCGCGCGGTCCTGCCGCTGCGCGAGGCGGCGCGCGTCGAGAACGACTGGTTGCGCCGCCGCCTCGCCACCGTCCTCCCCGAGGTCATGCGGCGCGAGGGCGTCGATACCTGGATCGTCGTCGCCCGCGAGTACGCCGAGGACCCGGTCGTCCTGAGCCTCCTGCCCGCCCCCATGCTGTCCGCCCGCCGCCGCACCGTCCTGGTGTTCCACGCCCCCGAGGACGGACCGTTCGAGGCGCTCGCCATCGCCAACGCCGGCATCGGGCTGGACGCCGTCTACGAACCGGTCTGGCGCAAGACGCAGACCGAACGCGCCGAGGAAACCCAAGCGGAGGCGCTCCGCCGCGTCCTCGAGGCCCGCGACCCGCAGCGGATCGGCATCGACGTCAGCGAGACGTTCGCCTTCGGGGACGGCCTGACGGTCACGCAACGCGACTGGCTCGAGGCGGCCCTCGGACCGGACCTGTTCGCCCGCACCGTCTCCGCCGAACGCGTCGCCGTCGGCTGGCTGGAGCGGCGCCTCCCCGAGGAGATCGCCAGCGCGGACGCCTCCAACCGCCTCGCGCACGACCTGATCGCCGAGGCGTTCTCGACCCGCGTCGTCCAACCGGGCGTCACCCGCGCCCCGGACGTCGCCTGGTGGTTGCGCGAACGCACCCGCGAGCTGGGCCTGAGCTGTTGGTTCCAGCCGTCGGTCTCCATCCAACGGCGCGGCGAGACGCTCAGCCCGATGGGGGCGACGCCGGACGCGGTGATCCTGCCCGGCGACCTGCTGCACTGCGACTTCGGGTTGCACGAGCTCGGCTTGGCGACCGACACCCAACGCAACGCCTACGTCCCGCACCTGCACGAGGACGGCCCGAGCGACGGGATGCGCGAAGCGATGCGCCTCGCCAACCGCCAGCAGGACCTCCTCGCCGCGGAGATGGTGGCGGGCCGGACCGGCAACGAGGTCCTCGCCGCCGCCCGCGCCGCGATGGACGAAGAGGGCCTCGACGGGCGCATCTACTCCCACCCGATCGGCGTGCACGGGCACGGGGCGGGACCGATGATCGGCCGCTACGACGAGCAGGCGTTCCTGCCCGGCACCGGCGAAGCGACGCTGCACGACGACACGCTGTTCTCCTTCGAGATGCTGATCCGGCATCCGCTGCCCGAATGGGACGACCAGACGATCTATCTCGCCACCGAGCAGATCGTGGCGTTCACCGGCGGCGCGGTGCGCTACCTCGGCGGGGGGCGCCAGACCGAGTTGTACGTCGTGCGCTGA
- a CDS encoding flavin reductase family protein — MIPGSRSTPPGAPETAVPSPAHPRPHVRHDAGDAFFGYYPGPVAVITARHEGAVNVMSAGWHAALSADPPLYGVAVAPERHTHALITAAGAFAVHFLGLERADAIQGAGVLSGADVPDKLAALNLAWREGDHGLPILEDAYLAYACTVRDRHPAGDHDWFVGDVTGVYADPGAYPDRLLDPAVASAAMYYGRSRYEGLGHGTVRTFDVEALRALANDGEGGA; from the coding sequence ATGATCCCCGGTTCGCGCTCCACCCCCCCCGGCGCCCCCGAGACCGCGGTGCCCTCGCCCGCCCACCCCCGGCCCCACGTCCGCCACGACGCCGGCGACGCCTTCTTCGGCTACTACCCCGGCCCGGTCGCCGTGATCACCGCCCGCCACGAGGGCGCCGTCAACGTCATGAGCGCCGGCTGGCACGCCGCCCTGTCCGCCGACCCGCCGCTGTACGGCGTCGCGGTGGCGCCCGAACGCCACACCCACGCGTTGATCACCGCCGCCGGCGCGTTCGCCGTGCACTTCCTCGGCCTCGAACGCGCCGACGCCATCCAGGGCGCCGGCGTCCTGAGCGGCGCCGACGTCCCCGACAAACTCGCGGCGCTCAACCTCGCCTGGCGCGAGGGCGACCACGGCCTCCCCATCCTCGAGGACGCCTACCTCGCCTACGCCTGCACCGTCCGCGACCGCCACCCCGCCGGCGACCACGACTGGTTCGTCGGCGACGTCACCGGCGTCTACGCCGACCCCGGCGCCTACCCCGACCGCCTCCTCGACCCCGCCGTCGCCTCCGCGGCGATGTACTACGGCCGCTCCCGCTACGAGGGCCTCGGGCACGGAACCGTCCGCACCTTCGACGTCGAGGCCCTCCGGGCGCTCGCGAACGACGGGGAGGGGGGCGCGTGA
- a CDS encoding ABC transporter permease — translation MGITGYVLKRLISLAITLLGVSVIVFLLVHLSPGDPIRIMLGEQARPEDVQRLTELYGFDEPLPVQYVRWMAAAVQGDLGDSIRSGTPVIELVAQRLPATLELAVVALILAVAIGIPLGVLAAVTRNSPIDLASMGLALVGVAAPNFWIGLILLSTVAANVGWIPAFGRGPGVLEALGLGVTEFRWGPLGDAARHLLLPSLAIGTSIMAIITRMTRSSLLEVLGLDYVRTARAKGVRRAVVTVRHALRNAILPVVTVVGLQFGFLLGGAIVTETVFAWPGIGRLIVDSIAQRDFPVVQGSILMLAVVFVFVNLIVDLSYGLINPRIRYD, via the coding sequence ATGGGCATCACCGGCTACGTCCTCAAACGCCTGATCTCGCTCGCGATCACCCTGCTCGGCGTCTCGGTGATCGTGTTCCTCCTCGTCCACCTGTCGCCGGGCGACCCGATCCGCATCATGCTCGGCGAGCAGGCCCGCCCCGAGGACGTCCAGCGCCTCACGGAGCTGTACGGCTTCGACGAACCGCTTCCGGTGCAGTACGTGCGCTGGATGGCGGCGGCGGTGCAGGGCGATCTGGGCGACTCGATCCGCTCCGGCACGCCGGTGATCGAGCTCGTCGCGCAACGCCTCCCGGCGACGCTCGAGCTGGCCGTCGTCGCGTTGATCCTCGCCGTCGCGATCGGCATCCCCCTCGGGGTGCTGGCGGCGGTCACGCGCAACTCGCCGATCGACCTCGCCAGCATGGGGTTGGCGTTGGTCGGGGTCGCCGCCCCGAACTTCTGGATCGGCCTTATTTTGCTCTCCACCGTCGCGGCGAACGTCGGCTGGATCCCCGCCTTCGGGCGGGGGCCGGGCGTCCTCGAGGCGCTCGGCCTGGGCGTCACCGAGTTCCGCTGGGGCCCGCTGGGCGACGCGGCGCGGCACCTCCTGCTGCCGTCCCTCGCGATCGGGACCAGCATCATGGCGATCATCACCCGCATGACCCGCTCCTCGCTGCTCGAGGTGCTGGGCCTCGACTACGTCCGCACCGCCCGCGCGAAGGGGGTCCGGCGCGCCGTCGTGACGGTGCGGCACGCCCTGCGCAACGCCATCCTGCCGGTCGTGACGGTCGTCGGCCTGCAGTTCGGCTTCCTGTTGGGCGGCGCGATCGTCACCGAAACGGTGTTCGCCTGGCCCGGCATCGGGCGCCTGATCGTCGATTCCATCGCCCAGCGCGACTTCCCGGTCGTGCAGGGCAGCATCCTCATGCTGGCGGTGGTGTTCGTGTTCGTGAACCTGATCGTGGACCTCAGTTACGGCCTGATCAACCCGAGGATCCGCTATGACTGA